The Gopherus evgoodei ecotype Sinaloan lineage chromosome 8, rGopEvg1_v1.p, whole genome shotgun sequence genome includes a region encoding these proteins:
- the NASP gene encoding nuclear autoantigenic sperm protein isoform X2: protein MKPAAARAELAPGPAPSCRMEEELAAPSTSADKTDSMDMDGEAKKLLGLGQKHLVLGNIPAAVNAFQEAASVLGKKYGETADQCAEAFFYYGKSLLELARMENGVLGNALEGVQVEEEEGEKADDDSMVENADNIDEEAREELREQVYNAMGEKEESKKSAEESPVLSEAGKETEGENVEMGVKTREEEAIADMETKFKEKAEEQVEADMQEKTVAEEQVAEAIGEQAEVAVEKEALAEEQVTEAAEKQAEAAVDEKAVAEATEERVEEAVAEATEKQVEAEAMEERLEAAVEEKAVAEATIETAVEEKAVAVAIVEAAAVEEMAVAEATEEQVEAAVEEKAVAEAAEEQVEVTEEEKAVTEATEEKLNKSKEALASKETLFAAGNATTSAEGKELANEMQTEEKVEVAVKVEKERDHLMEEGDGAKVEKEEEKDDLMEEGEETEGSDEEDKENDKTEDDKENDLTVEDKESEEDEVGNLELAWDMLELAKVIYKRQETKEAQLHAAQAHLKLGEVSVESENYAQAIEEFQACLALQQKYLEAHDRLLAESHYQLALAYHYNSQFDEAILQFSKSVEVIDKRMVMLTERIKKAEGGSTEDEKEIEELKGLLPEIKEKIEDSKESQKSARVAELALKATLVGGATSSFTQSEESCSVSTIPVRKPADGASQCVTDISHLVRKKRKPEEETQQGDNEAKKSKPEPAVNGGGDAAPSGNEGAEKMEAETEKRPQVESGAAVESTV from the exons ATGAAACCTGCTGCCGCCCGTGCTGAGCTCGCGCCAGGCCCCGCGCCTAG TTGTAGAATGGAAGAGGAATTGGCTGCTCCCTCCACTTCTGCAGACAAAACTGATAG TATGGATATGGATGGAGAAGCCAAGAAACTACTGGGTTTAGGACAGAAACACTTGGTATTGGGAAATATTCCAGCAGCTGTTAATGCATTCCAGGAAGCTGCTAGTGTATT GGGTAAAAAGTATGGTGAGACAGCAGATCAATGTGCAGAAGCCTTTTTTTACTATGGAAAATCTCTCCTGGAGTTAGCAAG AATGGAGAATGGTGTATTGGGAAATGCCTTGGAAGGAGTGCaagtggaagaggaggaaggagaaaaagcaGATGATGACTCAATGGTAGAAAATGCTGATAACATAGATG AAGAAGCAAGGGAGGAGTTGAGAGAGCAGGTATATAACGCCATGGGGGAAAAGGAAGAATCCAAAAAATCTGCAGAAGAGTCTCCAGTACTGAGTGAAGCTGGGAAGGAAACAGAAGGAGAGAATGTGGAGATGGGAGTTAAAACAAGAGAAGAAGAAGCAATTGCTGACATGGAGACAAAGTTTAAAGAGAAGGCAGAAGAGCAGGTAGAGGCAGATATGCAGGAGAAGACAGTGGCAGAAGAGCAAGTGGCAGAAGCTATAGGAGAGCAGGCAGAGGTGGCTGTGGAAAAGGAGGCTCTGGCAGAAGAGCAGGtgacagaagcagcagaaaaGCAAGCTGAGGCAGCTGTGGATGAGAAGGCAGTGGCAGAAGCCACGGAAGAGAGGGTAGAGGAGGCAGTAGCAGAAGCAACAGAAAAGCAAGTTGAGGCAGAAGCCATGGAAGAGCGGTTAGAGGCAGCTGTGGAAGAGAAGGCCGTGGCAGAAGCCACAATAGAGACAGCTGTGGAAGAGAAGGCAGTGGCAGTAGCCATAGTAGAGGCGGCAGCTGTGGAAGAGATGGCCGTGGCAGAAGCCACAGAAGAGCAGGTAGAGGCAGCTGTGGAAGAGAAGGCAGTGGCAGAAGCCGCGGAAGAGCAGGTAGAGGTAACTGAGGAAGAGAAGGCAGTGACAGAAGCCACAGAAGAGAAGCTAAACAAGTCAAAAGAGGCACTGGCCTCAAAAGAAACACTGTTTGCAGCTGGAAATGCCACTACATCTGCAGAGGGCAAAGAACTAGCTAATGAAATGCAAACTGAAGAAAAAGTTGAAGTAGCTGTTAAggtagaaaaagagagagatcacCTGATGGAAGAGGGAGATGGTGCTAAGGTagaaaaagaagaggagaaagatgACCTGATGGAAGAGGGTGAAG AAACAGAAGGATCAGATGaggaagataaagaaaatgataaaacTGAAGATGATAAAGAAAATGACCTGACCGTTGAAGATAAG GAAAGTGAAGAGGATGAAGTTGGAAATCTGGAGCTGGCCTGGGATATGCTGGAGTTGGCAAAAGTAATCTATAAAAG acaggaaacaaaagaagCTCAGCTCCACGCTGCTCAGGCTCACTTGAAACTAGGAGAAGTTAGCGTTGAATCCG AAAACTATGCACAAGCTATAGAAGAATTTCAGGCATGCCTTGCCTTACAGCAGAAGTACCTCGAGGCCCATGACCGCCTGCTAGCAGAGTCGCACTACCAGCTGGCACTGGCATATCACTACAACAGCCAGTTTGATGAAGCAATTCTGCAGTTCAGTAAATCAGTAGAAGTCATTGACAAAAGAATGG TGATGCTGACTGAACGAATAAAGAAAGCAGAAGGAGGATCTACCGAAGATGAGAAGGAGATCGAAGAATTAAAGGGACTACTTCCTGAAATTAAGGAAAAGATAGAGGATTCAAAGGAGTCTCAAAAAAGTGCGAGAGTAGCTGAACTGGCTTTGAAAGCAACTCTG gTTGGAGGAGCTACCTCCAGTTTTACACAGAGTGAAGAAAGCTGTTCTGTTTCCACA ATTCCTGTAAGAAAACCAGCTGATGGAGCATCCCAGTGTGTTACAGACATCTCTCATCTTGTCAGAAAAAAG AGGAAACCAGAGGAGGAGACTCAACAGGGAGACAATGAAGCTAAGAAATCTAAACCAGAACCGGCTGTCAATGGTGGTGGTGATGCTGCCCCCAGTGGAAATGAGGGTGCAGAAAAAATGGAAGCAGAG ACAGAGAAAAGGCCACAAGTGGAATCAGGGGCTGCAGTTGAAAGTACAGTATGA
- the NASP gene encoding nuclear autoantigenic sperm protein isoform X4 codes for MKPAAARAELAPGPAPSCRMEEELAAPSTSADKTDSMDMDGEAKKLLGLGQKHLVLGNIPAAVNAFQEAASVLGKKYGETADQCAEAFFYYGKSLLELARMENGVLGNALEGVQVEEEEGEKADDDSMVENADNIDEEAREELREQVYNAMGEKEESKKSAEESPVLSEAGKETEGENVEMGVKTREEEAIADMETKFKEKAEEQVEADMQEKTVAEEQVAEAIGEQAEVAVEKEALAEEQVTEAAEKQAEAAVDEKAVAEATEERVEEAVAEATEKQVEAEAMEERLEAAVEEKAVAEATIETAVEEKAVAVAIVEAAAVEEMAVAEATEEQVEAAVEEKAVAEAAEEQVEVTEEEKAVTEATEEKLNKSKEALASKETLFAAGNATTSAEGKELANEMQTEEKVEVAVKVEKERDHLMEEGDGAKVEKEEEKDDLMEEGEETEGSDEEDKENDKTEDDKENDLTVEDKSLQESEEDEVGNLELAWDMLELAKVIYKRQETKEAQLHAAQAHLKLGEVSVESENYAQAIEEFQACLALQQKYLEAHDRLLAESHYQLALAYHYNSQFDEAILQFSKSVEVIDKRMVMLTERIKKAEGGSTEDEKEIEELKGLLPEIKEKIEDSKESQKSARVAELALKATLVGGATSSFTQSEESCSVSTIPVRKPADGASQCVTDISHLVRKKTEKRPQVESGAAVESTV; via the exons ATGAAACCTGCTGCCGCCCGTGCTGAGCTCGCGCCAGGCCCCGCGCCTAG TTGTAGAATGGAAGAGGAATTGGCTGCTCCCTCCACTTCTGCAGACAAAACTGATAG TATGGATATGGATGGAGAAGCCAAGAAACTACTGGGTTTAGGACAGAAACACTTGGTATTGGGAAATATTCCAGCAGCTGTTAATGCATTCCAGGAAGCTGCTAGTGTATT GGGTAAAAAGTATGGTGAGACAGCAGATCAATGTGCAGAAGCCTTTTTTTACTATGGAAAATCTCTCCTGGAGTTAGCAAG AATGGAGAATGGTGTATTGGGAAATGCCTTGGAAGGAGTGCaagtggaagaggaggaaggagaaaaagcaGATGATGACTCAATGGTAGAAAATGCTGATAACATAGATG AAGAAGCAAGGGAGGAGTTGAGAGAGCAGGTATATAACGCCATGGGGGAAAAGGAAGAATCCAAAAAATCTGCAGAAGAGTCTCCAGTACTGAGTGAAGCTGGGAAGGAAACAGAAGGAGAGAATGTGGAGATGGGAGTTAAAACAAGAGAAGAAGAAGCAATTGCTGACATGGAGACAAAGTTTAAAGAGAAGGCAGAAGAGCAGGTAGAGGCAGATATGCAGGAGAAGACAGTGGCAGAAGAGCAAGTGGCAGAAGCTATAGGAGAGCAGGCAGAGGTGGCTGTGGAAAAGGAGGCTCTGGCAGAAGAGCAGGtgacagaagcagcagaaaaGCAAGCTGAGGCAGCTGTGGATGAGAAGGCAGTGGCAGAAGCCACGGAAGAGAGGGTAGAGGAGGCAGTAGCAGAAGCAACAGAAAAGCAAGTTGAGGCAGAAGCCATGGAAGAGCGGTTAGAGGCAGCTGTGGAAGAGAAGGCCGTGGCAGAAGCCACAATAGAGACAGCTGTGGAAGAGAAGGCAGTGGCAGTAGCCATAGTAGAGGCGGCAGCTGTGGAAGAGATGGCCGTGGCAGAAGCCACAGAAGAGCAGGTAGAGGCAGCTGTGGAAGAGAAGGCAGTGGCAGAAGCCGCGGAAGAGCAGGTAGAGGTAACTGAGGAAGAGAAGGCAGTGACAGAAGCCACAGAAGAGAAGCTAAACAAGTCAAAAGAGGCACTGGCCTCAAAAGAAACACTGTTTGCAGCTGGAAATGCCACTACATCTGCAGAGGGCAAAGAACTAGCTAATGAAATGCAAACTGAAGAAAAAGTTGAAGTAGCTGTTAAggtagaaaaagagagagatcacCTGATGGAAGAGGGAGATGGTGCTAAGGTagaaaaagaagaggagaaagatgACCTGATGGAAGAGGGTGAAG AAACAGAAGGATCAGATGaggaagataaagaaaatgataaaacTGAAGATGATAAAGAAAATGACCTGACCGTTGAAGATAAG TCTCTTCAGGAAAGTGAAGAGGATGAAGTTGGAAATCTGGAGCTGGCCTGGGATATGCTGGAGTTGGCAAAAGTAATCTATAAAAG acaggaaacaaaagaagCTCAGCTCCACGCTGCTCAGGCTCACTTGAAACTAGGAGAAGTTAGCGTTGAATCCG AAAACTATGCACAAGCTATAGAAGAATTTCAGGCATGCCTTGCCTTACAGCAGAAGTACCTCGAGGCCCATGACCGCCTGCTAGCAGAGTCGCACTACCAGCTGGCACTGGCATATCACTACAACAGCCAGTTTGATGAAGCAATTCTGCAGTTCAGTAAATCAGTAGAAGTCATTGACAAAAGAATGG TGATGCTGACTGAACGAATAAAGAAAGCAGAAGGAGGATCTACCGAAGATGAGAAGGAGATCGAAGAATTAAAGGGACTACTTCCTGAAATTAAGGAAAAGATAGAGGATTCAAAGGAGTCTCAAAAAAGTGCGAGAGTAGCTGAACTGGCTTTGAAAGCAACTCTG gTTGGAGGAGCTACCTCCAGTTTTACACAGAGTGAAGAAAGCTGTTCTGTTTCCACA ATTCCTGTAAGAAAACCAGCTGATGGAGCATCCCAGTGTGTTACAGACATCTCTCATCTTGTCAGAAAAAAG ACAGAGAAAAGGCCACAAGTGGAATCAGGGGCTGCAGTTGAAAGTACAGTATGA
- the NASP gene encoding nuclear autoantigenic sperm protein isoform X1, which yields MKPAAARAELAPGPAPSCRMEEELAAPSTSADKTDSMDMDGEAKKLLGLGQKHLVLGNIPAAVNAFQEAASVLGKKYGETADQCAEAFFYYGKSLLELARMENGVLGNALEGVQVEEEEGEKADDDSMVENADNIDEEAREELREQVYNAMGEKEESKKSAEESPVLSEAGKETEGENVEMGVKTREEEAIADMETKFKEKAEEQVEADMQEKTVAEEQVAEAIGEQAEVAVEKEALAEEQVTEAAEKQAEAAVDEKAVAEATEERVEEAVAEATEKQVEAEAMEERLEAAVEEKAVAEATIETAVEEKAVAVAIVEAAAVEEMAVAEATEEQVEAAVEEKAVAEAAEEQVEVTEEEKAVTEATEEKLNKSKEALASKETLFAAGNATTSAEGKELANEMQTEEKVEVAVKVEKERDHLMEEGDGAKVEKEEEKDDLMEEGEETEGSDEEDKENDKTEDDKENDLTVEDKSLQESEEDEVGNLELAWDMLELAKVIYKRQETKEAQLHAAQAHLKLGEVSVESENYAQAIEEFQACLALQQKYLEAHDRLLAESHYQLALAYHYNSQFDEAILQFSKSVEVIDKRMVMLTERIKKAEGGSTEDEKEIEELKGLLPEIKEKIEDSKESQKSARVAELALKATLVGGATSSFTQSEESCSVSTIPVRKPADGASQCVTDISHLVRKKRKPEEETQQGDNEAKKSKPEPAVNGGGDAAPSGNEGAEKMEAETEKRPQVESGAAVESTV from the exons ATGAAACCTGCTGCCGCCCGTGCTGAGCTCGCGCCAGGCCCCGCGCCTAG TTGTAGAATGGAAGAGGAATTGGCTGCTCCCTCCACTTCTGCAGACAAAACTGATAG TATGGATATGGATGGAGAAGCCAAGAAACTACTGGGTTTAGGACAGAAACACTTGGTATTGGGAAATATTCCAGCAGCTGTTAATGCATTCCAGGAAGCTGCTAGTGTATT GGGTAAAAAGTATGGTGAGACAGCAGATCAATGTGCAGAAGCCTTTTTTTACTATGGAAAATCTCTCCTGGAGTTAGCAAG AATGGAGAATGGTGTATTGGGAAATGCCTTGGAAGGAGTGCaagtggaagaggaggaaggagaaaaagcaGATGATGACTCAATGGTAGAAAATGCTGATAACATAGATG AAGAAGCAAGGGAGGAGTTGAGAGAGCAGGTATATAACGCCATGGGGGAAAAGGAAGAATCCAAAAAATCTGCAGAAGAGTCTCCAGTACTGAGTGAAGCTGGGAAGGAAACAGAAGGAGAGAATGTGGAGATGGGAGTTAAAACAAGAGAAGAAGAAGCAATTGCTGACATGGAGACAAAGTTTAAAGAGAAGGCAGAAGAGCAGGTAGAGGCAGATATGCAGGAGAAGACAGTGGCAGAAGAGCAAGTGGCAGAAGCTATAGGAGAGCAGGCAGAGGTGGCTGTGGAAAAGGAGGCTCTGGCAGAAGAGCAGGtgacagaagcagcagaaaaGCAAGCTGAGGCAGCTGTGGATGAGAAGGCAGTGGCAGAAGCCACGGAAGAGAGGGTAGAGGAGGCAGTAGCAGAAGCAACAGAAAAGCAAGTTGAGGCAGAAGCCATGGAAGAGCGGTTAGAGGCAGCTGTGGAAGAGAAGGCCGTGGCAGAAGCCACAATAGAGACAGCTGTGGAAGAGAAGGCAGTGGCAGTAGCCATAGTAGAGGCGGCAGCTGTGGAAGAGATGGCCGTGGCAGAAGCCACAGAAGAGCAGGTAGAGGCAGCTGTGGAAGAGAAGGCAGTGGCAGAAGCCGCGGAAGAGCAGGTAGAGGTAACTGAGGAAGAGAAGGCAGTGACAGAAGCCACAGAAGAGAAGCTAAACAAGTCAAAAGAGGCACTGGCCTCAAAAGAAACACTGTTTGCAGCTGGAAATGCCACTACATCTGCAGAGGGCAAAGAACTAGCTAATGAAATGCAAACTGAAGAAAAAGTTGAAGTAGCTGTTAAggtagaaaaagagagagatcacCTGATGGAAGAGGGAGATGGTGCTAAGGTagaaaaagaagaggagaaagatgACCTGATGGAAGAGGGTGAAG AAACAGAAGGATCAGATGaggaagataaagaaaatgataaaacTGAAGATGATAAAGAAAATGACCTGACCGTTGAAGATAAG TCTCTTCAGGAAAGTGAAGAGGATGAAGTTGGAAATCTGGAGCTGGCCTGGGATATGCTGGAGTTGGCAAAAGTAATCTATAAAAG acaggaaacaaaagaagCTCAGCTCCACGCTGCTCAGGCTCACTTGAAACTAGGAGAAGTTAGCGTTGAATCCG AAAACTATGCACAAGCTATAGAAGAATTTCAGGCATGCCTTGCCTTACAGCAGAAGTACCTCGAGGCCCATGACCGCCTGCTAGCAGAGTCGCACTACCAGCTGGCACTGGCATATCACTACAACAGCCAGTTTGATGAAGCAATTCTGCAGTTCAGTAAATCAGTAGAAGTCATTGACAAAAGAATGG TGATGCTGACTGAACGAATAAAGAAAGCAGAAGGAGGATCTACCGAAGATGAGAAGGAGATCGAAGAATTAAAGGGACTACTTCCTGAAATTAAGGAAAAGATAGAGGATTCAAAGGAGTCTCAAAAAAGTGCGAGAGTAGCTGAACTGGCTTTGAAAGCAACTCTG gTTGGAGGAGCTACCTCCAGTTTTACACAGAGTGAAGAAAGCTGTTCTGTTTCCACA ATTCCTGTAAGAAAACCAGCTGATGGAGCATCCCAGTGTGTTACAGACATCTCTCATCTTGTCAGAAAAAAG AGGAAACCAGAGGAGGAGACTCAACAGGGAGACAATGAAGCTAAGAAATCTAAACCAGAACCGGCTGTCAATGGTGGTGGTGATGCTGCCCCCAGTGGAAATGAGGGTGCAGAAAAAATGGAAGCAGAG ACAGAGAAAAGGCCACAAGTGGAATCAGGGGCTGCAGTTGAAAGTACAGTATGA
- the NASP gene encoding nuclear autoantigenic sperm protein isoform X5 produces MKPAAARAELAPGPAPSCRMEEELAAPSTSADKTDSMDMDGEAKKLLGLGQKHLVLGNIPAAVNAFQEAASVLGKKYGETADQCAEAFFYYGKSLLELARMENGVLGNALEGVQVEEEEGEKADDDSMVENADNIDETEGSDEEDKENDKTEDDKENDLTVEDKSLQESEEDEVGNLELAWDMLELAKVIYKRQETKEAQLHAAQAHLKLGEVSVESENYAQAIEEFQACLALQQKYLEAHDRLLAESHYQLALAYHYNSQFDEAILQFSKSVEVIDKRMVMLTERIKKAEGGSTEDEKEIEELKGLLPEIKEKIEDSKESQKSARVAELALKATLVGGATSSFTQSEESCSVSTIPVRKPADGASQCVTDISHLVRKKRKPEEETQQGDNEAKKSKPEPAVNGGGDAAPSGNEGAEKMEAETEKRPQVESGAAVESTV; encoded by the exons ATGAAACCTGCTGCCGCCCGTGCTGAGCTCGCGCCAGGCCCCGCGCCTAG TTGTAGAATGGAAGAGGAATTGGCTGCTCCCTCCACTTCTGCAGACAAAACTGATAG TATGGATATGGATGGAGAAGCCAAGAAACTACTGGGTTTAGGACAGAAACACTTGGTATTGGGAAATATTCCAGCAGCTGTTAATGCATTCCAGGAAGCTGCTAGTGTATT GGGTAAAAAGTATGGTGAGACAGCAGATCAATGTGCAGAAGCCTTTTTTTACTATGGAAAATCTCTCCTGGAGTTAGCAAG AATGGAGAATGGTGTATTGGGAAATGCCTTGGAAGGAGTGCaagtggaagaggaggaaggagaaaaagcaGATGATGACTCAATGGTAGAAAATGCTGATAACATAGATG AAACAGAAGGATCAGATGaggaagataaagaaaatgataaaacTGAAGATGATAAAGAAAATGACCTGACCGTTGAAGATAAG TCTCTTCAGGAAAGTGAAGAGGATGAAGTTGGAAATCTGGAGCTGGCCTGGGATATGCTGGAGTTGGCAAAAGTAATCTATAAAAG acaggaaacaaaagaagCTCAGCTCCACGCTGCTCAGGCTCACTTGAAACTAGGAGAAGTTAGCGTTGAATCCG AAAACTATGCACAAGCTATAGAAGAATTTCAGGCATGCCTTGCCTTACAGCAGAAGTACCTCGAGGCCCATGACCGCCTGCTAGCAGAGTCGCACTACCAGCTGGCACTGGCATATCACTACAACAGCCAGTTTGATGAAGCAATTCTGCAGTTCAGTAAATCAGTAGAAGTCATTGACAAAAGAATGG TGATGCTGACTGAACGAATAAAGAAAGCAGAAGGAGGATCTACCGAAGATGAGAAGGAGATCGAAGAATTAAAGGGACTACTTCCTGAAATTAAGGAAAAGATAGAGGATTCAAAGGAGTCTCAAAAAAGTGCGAGAGTAGCTGAACTGGCTTTGAAAGCAACTCTG gTTGGAGGAGCTACCTCCAGTTTTACACAGAGTGAAGAAAGCTGTTCTGTTTCCACA ATTCCTGTAAGAAAACCAGCTGATGGAGCATCCCAGTGTGTTACAGACATCTCTCATCTTGTCAGAAAAAAG AGGAAACCAGAGGAGGAGACTCAACAGGGAGACAATGAAGCTAAGAAATCTAAACCAGAACCGGCTGTCAATGGTGGTGGTGATGCTGCCCCCAGTGGAAATGAGGGTGCAGAAAAAATGGAAGCAGAG ACAGAGAAAAGGCCACAAGTGGAATCAGGGGCTGCAGTTGAAAGTACAGTATGA
- the NASP gene encoding nuclear autoantigenic sperm protein isoform X3: MKPAAARAELAPGPAPSMDMDGEAKKLLGLGQKHLVLGNIPAAVNAFQEAASVLGKKYGETADQCAEAFFYYGKSLLELARMENGVLGNALEGVQVEEEEGEKADDDSMVENADNIDEEAREELREQVYNAMGEKEESKKSAEESPVLSEAGKETEGENVEMGVKTREEEAIADMETKFKEKAEEQVEADMQEKTVAEEQVAEAIGEQAEVAVEKEALAEEQVTEAAEKQAEAAVDEKAVAEATEERVEEAVAEATEKQVEAEAMEERLEAAVEEKAVAEATIETAVEEKAVAVAIVEAAAVEEMAVAEATEEQVEAAVEEKAVAEAAEEQVEVTEEEKAVTEATEEKLNKSKEALASKETLFAAGNATTSAEGKELANEMQTEEKVEVAVKVEKERDHLMEEGDGAKVEKEEEKDDLMEEGEETEGSDEEDKENDKTEDDKENDLTVEDKSLQESEEDEVGNLELAWDMLELAKVIYKRQETKEAQLHAAQAHLKLGEVSVESENYAQAIEEFQACLALQQKYLEAHDRLLAESHYQLALAYHYNSQFDEAILQFSKSVEVIDKRMVMLTERIKKAEGGSTEDEKEIEELKGLLPEIKEKIEDSKESQKSARVAELALKATLVGGATSSFTQSEESCSVSTIPVRKPADGASQCVTDISHLVRKKRKPEEETQQGDNEAKKSKPEPAVNGGGDAAPSGNEGAEKMEAETEKRPQVESGAAVESTV, encoded by the exons ATGAAACCTGCTGCCGCCCGTGCTGAGCTCGCGCCAGGCCCCGCGCCTAG TATGGATATGGATGGAGAAGCCAAGAAACTACTGGGTTTAGGACAGAAACACTTGGTATTGGGAAATATTCCAGCAGCTGTTAATGCATTCCAGGAAGCTGCTAGTGTATT GGGTAAAAAGTATGGTGAGACAGCAGATCAATGTGCAGAAGCCTTTTTTTACTATGGAAAATCTCTCCTGGAGTTAGCAAG AATGGAGAATGGTGTATTGGGAAATGCCTTGGAAGGAGTGCaagtggaagaggaggaaggagaaaaagcaGATGATGACTCAATGGTAGAAAATGCTGATAACATAGATG AAGAAGCAAGGGAGGAGTTGAGAGAGCAGGTATATAACGCCATGGGGGAAAAGGAAGAATCCAAAAAATCTGCAGAAGAGTCTCCAGTACTGAGTGAAGCTGGGAAGGAAACAGAAGGAGAGAATGTGGAGATGGGAGTTAAAACAAGAGAAGAAGAAGCAATTGCTGACATGGAGACAAAGTTTAAAGAGAAGGCAGAAGAGCAGGTAGAGGCAGATATGCAGGAGAAGACAGTGGCAGAAGAGCAAGTGGCAGAAGCTATAGGAGAGCAGGCAGAGGTGGCTGTGGAAAAGGAGGCTCTGGCAGAAGAGCAGGtgacagaagcagcagaaaaGCAAGCTGAGGCAGCTGTGGATGAGAAGGCAGTGGCAGAAGCCACGGAAGAGAGGGTAGAGGAGGCAGTAGCAGAAGCAACAGAAAAGCAAGTTGAGGCAGAAGCCATGGAAGAGCGGTTAGAGGCAGCTGTGGAAGAGAAGGCCGTGGCAGAAGCCACAATAGAGACAGCTGTGGAAGAGAAGGCAGTGGCAGTAGCCATAGTAGAGGCGGCAGCTGTGGAAGAGATGGCCGTGGCAGAAGCCACAGAAGAGCAGGTAGAGGCAGCTGTGGAAGAGAAGGCAGTGGCAGAAGCCGCGGAAGAGCAGGTAGAGGTAACTGAGGAAGAGAAGGCAGTGACAGAAGCCACAGAAGAGAAGCTAAACAAGTCAAAAGAGGCACTGGCCTCAAAAGAAACACTGTTTGCAGCTGGAAATGCCACTACATCTGCAGAGGGCAAAGAACTAGCTAATGAAATGCAAACTGAAGAAAAAGTTGAAGTAGCTGTTAAggtagaaaaagagagagatcacCTGATGGAAGAGGGAGATGGTGCTAAGGTagaaaaagaagaggagaaagatgACCTGATGGAAGAGGGTGAAG AAACAGAAGGATCAGATGaggaagataaagaaaatgataaaacTGAAGATGATAAAGAAAATGACCTGACCGTTGAAGATAAG TCTCTTCAGGAAAGTGAAGAGGATGAAGTTGGAAATCTGGAGCTGGCCTGGGATATGCTGGAGTTGGCAAAAGTAATCTATAAAAG acaggaaacaaaagaagCTCAGCTCCACGCTGCTCAGGCTCACTTGAAACTAGGAGAAGTTAGCGTTGAATCCG AAAACTATGCACAAGCTATAGAAGAATTTCAGGCATGCCTTGCCTTACAGCAGAAGTACCTCGAGGCCCATGACCGCCTGCTAGCAGAGTCGCACTACCAGCTGGCACTGGCATATCACTACAACAGCCAGTTTGATGAAGCAATTCTGCAGTTCAGTAAATCAGTAGAAGTCATTGACAAAAGAATGG TGATGCTGACTGAACGAATAAAGAAAGCAGAAGGAGGATCTACCGAAGATGAGAAGGAGATCGAAGAATTAAAGGGACTACTTCCTGAAATTAAGGAAAAGATAGAGGATTCAAAGGAGTCTCAAAAAAGTGCGAGAGTAGCTGAACTGGCTTTGAAAGCAACTCTG gTTGGAGGAGCTACCTCCAGTTTTACACAGAGTGAAGAAAGCTGTTCTGTTTCCACA ATTCCTGTAAGAAAACCAGCTGATGGAGCATCCCAGTGTGTTACAGACATCTCTCATCTTGTCAGAAAAAAG AGGAAACCAGAGGAGGAGACTCAACAGGGAGACAATGAAGCTAAGAAATCTAAACCAGAACCGGCTGTCAATGGTGGTGGTGATGCTGCCCCCAGTGGAAATGAGGGTGCAGAAAAAATGGAAGCAGAG ACAGAGAAAAGGCCACAAGTGGAATCAGGGGCTGCAGTTGAAAGTACAGTATGA